A genomic window from Flavobacterium sp. I3-2 includes:
- a CDS encoding ABC transporter ATP-binding protein, protein MNQAIVRVENVKKTYQSGDTLVTALDTSTETFNKGELTLIMGPSGSGKTTLLSLIGCVIYPTSGDVFLKNTQVNKLSENELAQIRLNTIGFVFQQFNLIEPLTALENVMQPLLLQGLNNKNAKNKAIVALEKVNLSDRKNNLPKKLSGGQKQRVAIARALVTNPEIILCDEPTASLDAKSGALIMEELKQLAHQNRAVIIVTHDLRLRKFADRIIYVEEGKISNTISNEEDYK, encoded by the coding sequence ATGAATCAAGCAATAGTTCGTGTCGAAAACGTAAAGAAAACGTATCAATCTGGAGATACTTTAGTTACAGCTTTGGATACTTCAACTGAAACTTTTAACAAAGGTGAACTTACCTTAATTATGGGACCATCTGGTTCTGGAAAAACAACGCTTTTATCTTTAATCGGGTGTGTAATTTATCCGACATCGGGTGATGTTTTTCTAAAAAATACACAAGTCAATAAATTATCTGAAAACGAATTAGCTCAAATCAGATTAAATACAATTGGTTTTGTGTTTCAACAATTTAATTTAATAGAACCTTTAACAGCTCTAGAAAATGTAATGCAACCATTACTTCTGCAAGGTTTAAACAATAAAAACGCAAAAAATAAAGCCATCGTTGCTTTAGAAAAAGTAAATTTATCTGATCGAAAAAACAACCTACCCAAAAAATTAAGTGGTGGACAAAAACAACGGGTTGCAATTGCACGTGCTTTGGTAACAAATCCGGAAATTATTTTGTGTGACGAACCAACAGCTTCACTTGATGCTAAAAGTGGTGCTTTAATAATGGAAGAATTAAAACAATTGGCTCACCAAAATAGAGCCGTTATCATTGTTACGCATGATTTAAGATTAAGAAAATTTGCTGACCGAATTATTTATGTCGAAGAAGGAAAAATATCAAATACCATTTCAAATGAAGAAGATTATAAGTAG
- a CDS encoding efflux RND transporter periplasmic adaptor subunit produces the protein MKKIISSLFILSFLFLSCSDKEKESKSIENSQEKISTVVGIGKVLPKNGIIPLSISQTNQVVALYKKMGDTVQAGELIFKMKAVSENLDVQLAKSSLQATLDKNKASAVDYEIEQIKLNELKQLFLTSKKLYNQKAETKQKVYLDSIAYVQQLQKVNQSKLNKVANNELMNEKEVQLKTALNKLNEQEFRALQSGILIRFDVALGQVLTANSIFGELAELSDLVIEGEVDELYASDIKTGQEVEIYLVGQNTMIAKGTISFAASSLQNKSIIYETIGEGSDRRVRRFTVAISNENKSLLINQKVECKIKI, from the coding sequence ATGAAGAAGATTATAAGTAGTTTATTTATATTAAGTTTCCTCTTTTTGAGTTGCTCTGACAAAGAAAAAGAAAGCAAGTCAATAGAAAATTCACAAGAAAAAATTTCAACCGTTGTAGGTATTGGAAAAGTTTTACCTAAAAATGGAATTATTCCGCTTTCGATCTCGCAAACCAATCAGGTGGTTGCTTTATACAAAAAAATGGGTGATACAGTTCAAGCTGGTGAATTGATTTTTAAGATGAAAGCGGTATCTGAAAATTTAGACGTTCAATTAGCAAAATCAAGTCTACAAGCAACACTTGATAAAAATAAAGCAAGTGCTGTTGATTATGAAATTGAACAAATTAAGCTGAATGAATTAAAGCAACTTTTTTTAACTTCGAAAAAATTATACAACCAAAAAGCAGAAACGAAGCAAAAAGTATATTTAGATAGTATAGCTTATGTACAACAACTTCAAAAAGTAAATCAAAGCAAACTAAATAAAGTAGCTAATAATGAATTAATGAACGAAAAAGAAGTTCAATTAAAAACTGCTTTAAATAAACTTAATGAACAAGAATTTAGAGCATTACAATCAGGAATTTTAATTCGATTTGATGTTGCTTTAGGACAAGTTTTAACTGCAAATTCTATTTTTGGTGAACTAGCAGAATTATCTGATTTAGTAATCGAAGGTGAAGTTGATGAACTTTATGCTTCGGACATTAAAACAGGTCAAGAAGTTGAAATTTATCTGGTTGGACAAAACACAATGATTGCAAAAGGTACTATTTCTTTCGCCGCATCAAGTCTTCAAAATAAATCGATTATTTACGAAACCATCGGTGAAGGTTCTGACCGACGTGTTCGCAGATTTACTGTTGCAATTTCTAATGAAAATAAATCACTTTTGATTAATCAAAAAGTTGAATGTAAAATTAAAATATAA
- a CDS encoding ABC transporter permease — MFALAWKFIRFDRAKSVGIITAIVISIFLIGQQVGLLLFLMGLMGNLVGNANVKDNQIWVIESQTQNANTLTKIDIRYVQQLQSINGIEQAYPVVIGNAEAKFLDGNTASVQIIGSDAPDFVIGPNQSRIFQGNLNDLTLPEAVSVEFFNAKSWNTKLHLNKQIELNSKSAQVKLITKNAQAFGGNYVYTNLFNARYYGNIEPSKVSLIVLNINKQTNKQDVISNINSQYPNLRAWDAKALQKSTVKEILISSNMGMSFGTLVVFAMISGFFIIGLTLYSSALDRVKDYGTLKAIGANKSYVNRLLITQALLYALIGFSIAFLLLIGFSQGVKKSGLEINFSFEFISFLLGITLFISIGGSLFAVRKISKLEPASVF; from the coding sequence ATGTTTGCATTAGCCTGGAAATTTATTCGGTTTGATAGAGCCAAATCTGTAGGAATAATTACAGCCATTGTAATTAGTATCTTTTTGATTGGACAACAAGTTGGTTTATTACTTTTTTTAATGGGCTTGATGGGAAATTTAGTTGGAAATGCAAATGTAAAAGACAATCAAATTTGGGTTATTGAATCGCAAACGCAAAACGCAAATACTTTAACAAAAATCGATATCCGTTATGTACAACAATTACAATCCATAAACGGAATTGAGCAAGCCTACCCTGTTGTAATTGGAAATGCAGAAGCTAAATTTTTAGATGGTAATACCGCATCCGTTCAAATCATAGGAAGCGACGCACCTGATTTTGTTATTGGTCCAAATCAATCGCGAATTTTTCAGGGCAACCTAAATGATTTAACCTTACCTGAAGCTGTTTCAGTCGAATTTTTTAATGCAAAATCTTGGAATACCAAACTACATTTAAATAAACAAATTGAATTAAATTCAAAAAGTGCACAAGTAAAATTGATTACTAAAAATGCGCAAGCTTTTGGCGGAAATTATGTTTATACTAATCTGTTTAACGCCCGTTATTACGGAAATATTGAACCATCTAAAGTAAGTTTGATTGTTTTAAATATCAATAAGCAAACAAATAAACAAGACGTAATTTCAAACATCAATTCACAATATCCAAATCTTCGGGCTTGGGATGCAAAGGCACTCCAAAAATCAACAGTTAAAGAAATTCTTATTTCTTCAAATATGGGAATGAGCTTCGGAACTTTAGTCGTTTTTGCAATGATTTCAGGTTTCTTTATAATTGGATTAACGCTTTATTCTTCGGCACTTGACCGCGTCAAAGATTACGGAACATTAAAAGCAATTGGCGCAAATAAATCTTACGTAAACAGATTATTAATCACTCAAGCATTACTTTATGCATTAATTGGTTTTTCGATAGCATTTTTACTTTTAATAGGTTTTAGTCAAGGTGTTAAAAAAAGTGGTCTTGAAATAAATTTTAGTTTTGAGTTTATTTCTTTTCTATTAGGAATCACATTATTTATTTCAATTGGAGGTTCGTTATTTGCCGTTCGAAAAATTTCGAAATTAGAACCTGCTTCTGTTTTTTAA